The genome window cGGGTTTAAATCGGGCTCGGGCTCATAATTACAGTTAATGTGTCGGGCCGGGCTCGGACACAACCTGCACGGGCTCGGGTAGGGTCGGGCTTGATGTTTTTGGGCCCGATCTAAGCTCTAGTAACGTCTATATGATGAGCTATCTCCATTTCTATACTAGCTACCTAATCTGAATGTGTCAACTTCTAATAGTCTCGTGTTTTCATAGCTGCAAACATCCCAGAGACAACGATGAAAAGCGGTCCGGCGCGCCTGTCATGGTGCGTCGGAGGAGCTCAGTTTCTCAGTGAAGTGGCCTAAACTAAGCACCTGTTGAAGTTGGCAGCAGCTCGTTGAGCTGACAGCACAGTGTTCTTGGAACAGGCGTGGTGGTCCACATGTGTGTTCACTTCACTTTAGATTAACTGATGGTGATCAGTTAGTGGATGGAAGCGATTTCAGCCCTAAAATGGAACATTGCTGATTTACAGGTGTGCAGAGCTGTCGATGCTACGTCGCATTTTGTGTcgtcacaaaaaagaaaaacgttGCTTTTTGCAGTAGTTCattatcttttcttttccagGACACAGTTCCTCCTTTAATGCATCACCCGTGCGACAGACATCCACTCCTGTGAACGCAAGTCCTGTAAAGTACACAACCCCTGAAAAGGTTGGGAAGTTCTCCTTTCCCGAATATGTACCGCACACCGACACAGAACTTGACAACAGTACTTTGAGTTGTGGAAGAGAGGCCAACGGGCAACTGGCAGATGTCAAAGGAGCTCAGATGGCGGCTCGTTCCAAACACCGTGAGCAGTATGACTGCAATCCTGAGGGCAAAGGGGGAGAAAGAATCACACAGATCCCCATCAAAGCCAGAAATGACAGCAACGGCAAAGAGAATAGTGCTGCAGGACCAAGGCCTCCATACATGGGTCAGTGAAATGCACCCAGCTGATGACTGTTTGATGTTGGACATTTTTAGGAGCCCTTTGATTGATGAAAAGTGATTAAATGTCCTGTGCAGGTCACTGCCTACTCACAGCTATACAAACGATTGCAAAATGTGAGCTCCCCCCAAAAAGAGCTGCAGATGGGAGACATTCAAAGAGGTGAGCTGTAACTAATGATTCTTTTCTGCTGATCACTTGTCTGGTCAATATAAAGTCCGAGGTGATGTCCTCAAAAGTCTCGTTTGGTCCACAACCTAAAGATGTTCATTTCACCGTCATGGAGGACTGAAGAAGctagaaaatattcacatctgAGAAGCCGAAATCATATTTGGACATTCAAAAAAaccaaagagagaaacagagaaatgaCTCCAAATGATCCATCATGTGGTTGTCCTGGGTGATCTGTCTCTAGTGTTCCCTCACTTCCCTTTTTAATGAGCGctcttattttagtgtttgacTACAAACTACTTGCTTTGGATGTGTGTGGGGGGCATTGCTTTTTATTAGGACGCACTTTGtgtcacattttgtttgtatgaaaagtgctatacaaataaagtcagaCGGACTGATTGATTTAGCAGCTAATGGATTAATGTCGAACAGTATTACTTTTGTGGAGCTGACAATGAGGTAAATACACTTGAGATGATGGCAGGATGGTAAATTATGCCTTATTATGGCAAAAGAGCACTGCCTAATACGAGTCAGGAATGCTAACTTCAAGACATTTTGTCTCAAAATGCCAGTTTCTAATCTTATTTCAAGTAGGTGGTGGACTTAAATCTAGAACAGTGTAACTAAAAATGAGTTGACTACACTTGAAACAAACAGGATGGCAAAAAAGATGCTACTTTTGAGGGGAAAATACTATTTTTGAGCATCACAAGCTTATTATGAGACACATAACATCACAATACTAGTAAAATATAGCTAAAAATGAGTTTTCACAGCTAATTTAAGATAGCTGTGAAAACTCATTCACAGATAAGATCACTCTTATCTTGTAAGGCTTAAATATAATGTCTGATTTCAAGAACTCTTACCAAGATTTTCACTTGTTCCATTGGcagattgtttttattgtgttttggtAGCACATCACAAGTGAGAAAAACCCCATAATAACTTATGAGGTGCTGCAGGATGTAACTGTGTGTAGTCAGCTCTGTTTCCAGCACTGTACCTGCAGGTGCTCAGTATTTTCAGTTTAATACAGACTGCAAACCAGAATGAGAGCACAGAATCACACAGTTGTGTTTAACATCAGAACATTTCATCCAGTTCCTCTGATTAGAAATGACTGAATATTGTTTGGGCTGTGTCTCTGTGGGTTCTGTGCTGTTGTCCTGTTGCTGTTTTCAGcccaaaacagcagcagcactacAGAAGAGCCATCTAGTGGCTGTTGTNNNNNNNNNNNNNNNNNNNNNNNNNNNNNNNNNNNNNNNNNNNNNNNNNNNNNNNNNNNNNNNNNNNNNNNNNNNNNNNNNNNNNNNNNNNNNNNNNNNNTgatgttgtgctgttgtttggAAACATGTTGAAAGTGTTCAGACGTGGAGAACAAGTGTGACAGAGTATTAAATGGAAATGTGCTGGTGAActtgctgcagtctgtgctggtagaaagatgtgttctgttgttaatgatgaactgatgttggagttgtgctgagtccaccttgaatcactgaattgttgtttcatgacatgtttttcttttgcgtctgctgtctttatctctatttcatcttctattatctctccagactctgtcaggctgctggacgggactagtctgtgctcaggcagactggaggtgaagtctaaccagaggtggtcctcagtgtgtgaagctgactttgaccagcaggatgcagaggtggtctgtagggagctcggctgtggggctccttcagtcctccagggggcgctctatggagaagtggaggctccgatgtggaccaaagagttccagtgtggaggccatgagtctgctctcctggactgtagaagctcaggctcagctagaaacacctgctcacctggaaaagctgttggactcacctgcttaggtagaagaggagctgcagctttgatttggttcatttctcttctgatgaaactcagtttattgttttactgatgactctctggtttctgttcagagcctgatgatgtcaggttggtgggaggagccagtcgctgtgcaggaacactggagcttaaacatcagggagactggagaccagtgGTTTACTCTCTCTGGACCCTGGAGACAGCAGCTGGTGTCTGTAGagagctggactgtggctctgctgtttctgtaggacagagaaaggagtCCTCAGACAGACCTGTGTGGTGGATCAGGTCTGTCTGTGTTAagtctggatctgctctgagggagTGTGTATCCTCacattcctcttcctccatcctggatctcacctgctcaggtaagcccatcagtgacatcatgtaTGACATCATGtatgacagtaatgtctccagtgtgtcctctcctctgtctcagtgtctcagtGGTTTCCATTGGACTGAACTGTAAAGTTCTCCAGGACAGTGACGTTCTAAAGTGTAGAGAGGTGGGCTTGTTTCTGGAAGCTTCACCTGACAGGACACACCTGGAggaacctgtctgtctgtctgtctctgtgtttggggACGTCCCACCAGGTGGGGACGGTTTGGTTGTTCGCagtagttttggtattttttctccctcccttattggctactggggttcttggcTGCCTGTTTCTGGGGTCGGTGCAGCACAGTTGTGGCGTCACACTCTCACTAAAAACTACATTctgtaacaggcttatgcgcacacacacacacacacagacacacacagacacacacacacacacacacacacacacacacagacacacacagacacacacacacacagacacacacacacacacacacacacacacacacacacacacacacagacacacacagacacacacacacacacacacacaaacaaatgtaggttgtccctggtaaaATTATTCTTGATGCTTTTCTCTCAGTTACTCatttaaatgaattgttctGATTCCAGCTCTCCTGGCTGTGCTGTGTTCTTTATTTATtgtgcttgactgtttcttgttttcatttctctctcagttGTCTTCCTATATCAGCTGTTGGTTGCTGTTCGGCTGGTcgtctctttgtttgtttgtttgcccccctccccgttctcttgttgtcctttctctgtactgtctgtttgtgcccccccatccccgtgtctgcccccctgtccggtgacaaatcaattcataattaaataaataataatacagacAAAGGAggatattaatactctcttgttaaagtaaaatctgtctggcatccagctcatcatactctctaccaggctgctgggcaggacaggttgaaaaaataaaaataaaatcNNNNNNNNNNNNNNNNNNNNtattttttctccctcccttattggctactggggttcttggcTGCCTGTTTCTGGGGTCGGTGCAGCACAGTTGTGGCGTCACACTCTCACTAAAAACTACATTctgtaacaggcttatgcgcacacacacacacacacacacacacacacacagacacagacacagacacagacacacacacacacacacacagacacaaacaaatgtaggttgtccctggtaaaATTATTCTTGATGCTTTTCTCTCAGTTACTCatttaaatgaattgttctGATTCCAGCTCTCCTGGCTGTGCTGTGTTCTTTATTTATtgtgcttgactgtttcttgttttcatttctctctcagttGTCTTCCTATATCAGCTGTTGGTTGCTGTTCGGCTGGTcgtctctttgtttgtttgtttgccctcctccccgttctcttgttgtcctttctctgtgctgtctgtttgtgcccccccatccccgtgtctgcccccctggtgacaaatcaatgcataattaaataaacaataaaacagacaaaggaggatattaatactctcttgttaaagtaaaatctgtctggcatccagctcatcatactctctaccaggctgctgggcaggacaggttgaaaaaataaaaataaaatcaaacctgaaagaaacaatgatttgaCCTTTATCCTGAGAATAATCCATGTTGAGTgagatgaaatgttttatcgtgGTAACATTTTCGGCCGTATTGCCCAGCCCTGAGTACCAGCACCtatattttccacttcaagcactgattagaggtggtggcagaaaatgttaccagaatgcaggaagtgACCCCCCCCATGTATTTCCACATTGAACATTTCATCAAAACAGTGCACACttatcttctcatcttgttcttgtgaacccagtATCGTGGTTCCTCATGTTTCCTGAGCTAAGTGtatgtcacacccctaatctgagcccctatgtccccatcacttttcaacacagACTCAGGCTCTGGCCCCCCACCCTCCATCTTTGCCGTAAACCCCAAACACATTTCAAGCACAGAAAGATTTCTTGCTTTAAGCCCTGACACCACAGACTGCAGATAAAAAACATATACGGAGGCAAACAGCACTGCGTTTCTGTTTTTccaaatgtacctgtaatctgatgacgtctttattttctgtactgtacCTGTTACGGGGCCCAGGGATGGGTACCTCAGTCACAGATATGTAACCTGTATGAAAGCAGGTGAAACAGCAGCAATGAAGAGACGGTGCGTCTCGTTTCCTTCCAGATTGCTTCTCTGGTTGTTTTATTAAACAACTCAAAATCATGTCAACACAACACGTTTCTGTTCTGAGCATTTCAGTTCAATGTCCAGGTCCAATAAAGTTCCATCATATATTAACACTCTCACCGTTTCAATAAAACCTCTTCTCACTCTGGTCACTTACTGTTTCTGTGATAAACACATTTCCATTGACGTTCACATTCAGTAAACATCTTTAGTCATTTAAAGACCTTTTCTCCTTACAGGATGTAACTGCTCTAAACACTACCATTTACATCTAATATACGTCTAATCTAACTTGAGCTTAGGCGTACTGCCCCTTTAATGTGTCAACACTAACATTAACCTtctgtaataattacagtccaCTGAAATGTAACTAGAAAATGCTCATGTTACATGTTCTAACAGACgtattgttgtggtggcagcccagctgacggtgagtgtcctggttttttctcctttttatcagttattccgctttttccttggttttctgttccctgcctgcctccctgtgttttctcccctgtgtgctctctctctctctctctctctccctctgctcctgagcccagccaactacttgcacctgcatctcatcagccacctcgtcagcctgccacacctgccagtaatcacctcatgcctgcctgtatttcaaccccggttctccacaccatcctcgcttgatcgtcatTGCTCCATACctggtacactcaccctcgtcctccgttcagtcggctgggctcatccaccggccctctcctcctcggacttcccccagggagtcctccctgttctcccaccgctcctcgctgccccagtgttccccagctccctggcccccaggctccttggttccccgtgcctgtgtttccccgacgtcctccactccagtccctctcaccctttttccctcaataaatctcctttcctcagagtgctgcatttgggtcctctctgtccccacaccacataACCTCATAACACGTACCAATATTCAGGTACCTGCATATTAAGTGTAGTGCATATTAATTACAAACATCTTATCAGACATCTGGAATATCTACAGTGAACACAAGCCGTCACAACACTTTCCCACCATAAACTTTAAACGTCCGGTATTCGAAGCGCCAACATGGCGTCATCGCGGGGAAACGTTGACAGGACAAACTGACTTCCTGTCCTCCACCCTGGCAGCTCCTTCAAAGCAGAGAGTCCAGCCCCTATCCCTGTTAGAGTTGTTGGAGCATTTTCTAAGCAGCTTTTTCTTCTGGGTTCCAGATCTTCTTAGAACATTAAGACAGAATGAAAAGTGTTAAACTTGTTTGTGTGGAGAGCAAAGATTGTGGAGTAGCTGAGCAGAAGGAACAGAGCAGAGAAATCTGCAGATGATgatgttgtgctgttgtttggAAACATGTTGAAAGTGTTCAGACGTGGAGAACAAGTGTGACAGAGTATTAAATGGAAATGTGCTGGTGAActtgctgcagtctgtgctggtagaaagatgtgttctgttgttaatgatgaactgatgttggagttgtgctgagtccaccttgaatcactgaattgttgtttcatgacatgtttttcttttgcgtctgctgtctttatctctatttcatcttctattatctctccagactctgtcaggctgctggacgggactagtctgtgctcaggcagactggaggtgaagtctaaccagaggtggtcctccgtgtgtgaagctgactttgaccagcaggatgcagaggtggtctgtagggagctcggctgtggggctccttcagtcctccagggggcgctctatggagaagtggaggctccgatgtggaccaaagagttccagtgtggaggccatgagtctgctctcctggactgtagaagctcaggctccgctagaaacacctgctcacctggaaaagctgttggactcacctgctcaggtagaagaggagctgcagctttgattgggttcatttctcttctgatgaaactcactttattgttttactgatgactctctggtttctgttcagagcctgtcaggttggtgggaggagccagtcgctgtgcaggaacactggaggtgaaacagggagactggagaccagtgaGTTACTCTGACTCTGTCTGGACCCTGGAGACAGCAGCTGGTGTCTGTAGagagctggactgtggctctgctgtttctgtaggacagagaaaggagtCCTCAGACAGACCTGTGTGGTGGATCAGCTCTGACTGTGTTCAGAC of Micropterus dolomieu isolate WLL.071019.BEF.003 ecotype Adirondacks linkage group LG13, ASM2129224v1, whole genome shotgun sequence contains these proteins:
- the LOC123982168 gene encoding scavenger receptor cysteine-rich type 1 protein M130-like, with amino-acid sequence VRLVGGASRCAGTLELKHQGDWRPVVYSLWTLETAADSVRLLDGTSLCSGRLEVKSNQRWSSVCEADFDQQDAEVVCRELGCGAPSVLQGALYGEVEAPMWTKEFQCGGHESALLDCRSSGSARNTCSPGKAVGLTCSEPVRLVGGASRCAGTLEVKQGDWRPVSYSDSVWTLETAAGVCRELDCGSAVSVGQRKESSDRPVWWISSDCVQTGSALRDCARSGSSSSILDLTCSGKPISDIIYIKLFI